Genomic DNA from Gimesia aquarii:
TGGTGTAAAAAGACATCATGGCTGACCCAACTGTTGAAACACTCAACAAACCCAACTTTTCAGTTCTTTGCAATGTCTAATTATATCTACGAAAGGCACCTGACAAGCGTTGGATAATGGTGACAGCGAACACAAAAGACGAGCGACGTTTGAGAATGAAAAACCTAACTCACAAAAAGCGGGGTTACTGTGCAGATGTGGTGAAGAACAATCTACAGAACCTTAAACACAGAGTTTAAGGTCAGAGTGGAAATCACGATTAGCTTGCAATAATCAATGCAGTTGGACGGGATTGTCTTGTCGAAGAATTGCTAATTCTGTTTTGAAAAATTTAGTGTGAATCTCGACTTGATCTATGTAGACATTGGCAACTTGTGATAAACAACTCGTATCTTACTTTTTCTGACGTAAGGATTTCTTCTGTGGTTGCTTATTGAAATTACGAATTTGATCGGGAACCTGCGCGTGCATTTCGTCATACAGTTTTTTTAGTCGAGCTACGACTTGCGGATTTTGCTTTGCTACATTGTGTTGTTCAGCGGAATCGTCTTTGAGATTGAACAACATCATCGACGCTGGCTGATCGCCACTCACCAGTCCTGGGAATTGGTTGGGCATGGCTTGTTCATAAGGGGCAATAATTGTGACCCCATCAGGACCCCGTGGATCAATCCAGTCTTTACTTTGAGTTTTGAGTGCCCGACGTGGTGATTGTTTGACATGTAGTTTCCACGGGCCACTGCGAATGGTAAATAAAGCGTTTCCCTTCATGGAGTACAACGCAGTGTGAGGAGAATCTGCTTTCTCTGTTAGTACAGGAAACAAATCTTTTCCGTCAATAATTCGGTCCGTTGGTAGTTTTATATTTGCCTGTTTCAAGATAGTGGGAAAGATGTCAATCGATCCACATACAGTGTCAATGACTTGTTGAGGAGGAATTTTGCCTGGCCAGCGCGCAATCATCGGTACGCGTAGCCCCCCTTCCCAACTTGTTGATTTCATTCCAGAGAGACCTGCTGTATGACCACCATACCAGGGACCATTGTCTGATGTAAAAATTACGAATGTGTTCTCATCGAGATTCAATTCTTTGAGAGCTTTGAAAATCTCTCCTACGCTCCAGTCCAGTTCGGCGATGACGTCTCCATACAGACCTGCCCCACTCTTTTTATAGAACGCTTCTGACGCTGCAAGAGGCTTATGGGGCATGGCGTGTGGTAGATAAAGAAAGAAAGGTTGTTTCTGGTTTTTACGAATAAATTTAAGGGCACGGTTTGTATAACGTTTCGTCAGGTTGGCTTGAATCACCGGATATTCAACCACTTTTTCGCCTTGAAATAAATTAACAGGGCGCATGTCATTTGAGTAGAGAATACCGAGGTAGTCATCGAATCCATGTCGCGTGGGATAAAATTGTGGATCATGTCCCAAGTGCCATTTGCCTACACAGATCGTGGCATAGCCATTCTCTTTCAACAACTCGCTCAGCAAAAGCTCACTTTTGGCAATTCCGACTCCACTCCGAAACCGTCCTCCATCAGGCGCCGGGTTAAACCAAACACCATGCCGCCAGGGATAACGACCTGTCAGCAGTGTTGCCCGCGATGGCGCACAATAGGGAACAGGCACATTGAACTGCGTTAAGCGTGCTCCTTCAGCCGCCATCTGATTCAGGTTGGGAGTTTTAAACCGCGGGTGACCATAGCATTCCAGATCACCATATCCCAGGTCGTCCGCAAAAATAACAATGAAGTTCGGTTTTGACTTTGATTCAGCGCCAAGCAGAGCCTGTTGACAAAACACAATCAGGC
This window encodes:
- a CDS encoding sulfatase family protein → MRIQRTFFSFVCLIVFCQQALLGAESKSKPNFIVIFADDLGYGDLECYGHPRFKTPNLNQMAAEGARLTQFNVPVPYCAPSRATLLTGRYPWRHGVWFNPAPDGGRFRSGVGIAKSELLLSELLKENGYATICVGKWHLGHDPQFYPTRHGFDDYLGILYSNDMRPVNLFQGEKVVEYPVIQANLTKRYTNRALKFIRKNQKQPFFLYLPHAMPHKPLAASEAFYKKSGAGLYGDVIAELDWSVGEIFKALKELNLDENTFVIFTSDNGPWYGGHTAGLSGMKSTSWEGGLRVPMIARWPGKIPPQQVIDTVCGSIDIFPTILKQANIKLPTDRIIDGKDLFPVLTEKADSPHTALYSMKGNALFTIRSGPWKLHVKQSPRRALKTQSKDWIDPRGPDGVTIIAPYEQAMPNQFPGLVSGDQPASMMLFNLKDDSAEQHNVAKQNPQVVARLKKLYDEMHAQVPDQIRNFNKQPQKKSLRQKK